From the Lathyrus oleraceus cultivar Zhongwan6 chromosome 3, CAAS_Psat_ZW6_1.0, whole genome shotgun sequence genome, the window ttttttcaagaaaaacattatttttttttcaaaaaaaaaaataacatagtcgattttttaaaaatatttaaatttttgattttttctgaaaaattgatatttttggaattttttttttcaaaaatagaaaaaaaatatttattttgaaaatacaaaaaaaaactgATTTCTTTTTAAAATGATAAAAGCGATTTgttttataaattttttttttcaaaaaaaaaaatcgatttttttcaaaaataaaaaaatcaatttttttcaaCAAAAAAATCGATTTTTTTCCGAAACATTAAATGtcatttttttataaataaaagaggtcgatattttcaaaaataataaaaaaatgtgattttttataaaaaaatggcttttttcgaaaataaaaaaaaactgactttttctgaaaataaaaaaaaaacaattttttacGGAAAAATAAAATcgattttttttaataaaaaaatttagttttatttgaaacaaaatcgattttttataaaattaaaaaagtcgatttttttttttttaaaaaaaattcatgaaaataTAAAGATACtaattttttctttaaaaaatcaattttaaaaaatgatAGGCATTAAGGCTTCAATTAAATTTTATGGGAATTTAGTTTAATTTAGGGGACCGATATATTTTAGGACtcatttaattttaaaattttggaCTCCTATACACCCCTACTCAAAATTTAACCTCATACATAAAACCTAGAATTAGAAAAACCACTTAGATCATTGGACGATTACCACCGTCGTTCTTTGGAAGACAGTCCGCGTCGACGATCAATGGAACTCAAGAGAAGTAAAATAATGGAAGAAGCTGAGTATTCATATTTACCAGATGAATGCTGGGAATGTGTGTTCGAATTTCTCAACCACGGCGGCGACGGTGACGACTACGACCATAAACGTAACTTGAAGTCTATCCCCGCCGTCTGTAAGCAGTGGTTCACCATCACCAACCGTATCCGATCATCTCTCACTATATATGATCCAACAGCCCCCTTCTTATCCCGCCTCTTCCATAGATTCACAAACCTTACCTCCCTCGACCTCACTCACTTCCACGGTGACCTCGATTCACTTCTCCTTCAAATCTCTCTTTTCCCATTGAAACTCACATCACTCAATATCTCTCACAAACCTACCATTCCCGCTAATGGCTTAAGAGCTTTCTCTAAAAACTTTACAACTTTAACCTCTCTCATTTGCTCCCATATATCTTCTTTCAGTTGCACTCACTTGTTCCTCATCGCTGAATGTTTCCCTTTAATAGAAGAACTCGACCTCCATCTTATTCATCCTATCGCTGGTGAAACTATCCGTAGCTTTCTCGATGGGTTTGAGGCGCTTTCATCATCACTTTTGAAACTCCGCAAGCTTGATCTCACTGGCCACTTTTATATGAATGACAAATCAATTATGCAGTTGTTTAAGAACTGCAAGCATCTTGAAGAGGTTAGTGTGCTTCATTGTTTTAAAATAACCAGAGCAGGTGTTGTTTCTGCCCTCGGTgagaaaccaacaaaattgaGGTATTTGTGCCTTCCTCTGTTCCTTATTCCACGGGTCATTGACTCCTTGATGAATTTCAAGAATTTAACTTATATTGATTTGTCATATTCCTCTGATTCTATTTCGGATGAAATACTTACCTCTATTGCAATGGAAGGTCTTCCTTTAAAGACTTTTATTATGGCATCTGGCCATGGCTATAGTTATGCCGGAATATTTTCTTTGTTATCCAAGTGTCAATCTATCCAACATTTGGAACTTGATTATATCTTGTTTTTGAATGATAATCATGTTATGGAGCTGTCTTCTCATCTTGTTGGTTTGTTGTCGCTAAGGTTGAGTAGATGTTTTATGGTCACTTATTCAGCTTTGTTTTCATTGGTTATGAATTGTCCTTCACTCAGTGACATCAAAATGGAAGACATTGGGGGTAAGAGTGTAATGAATTATGATTCTTTGATGGAATTTGGAGTATACCCTCAATTAAAGTCTCTCTATTTGCGTTACAATTCATGGTTAAGTGATGAAAGCATCACAATGATTGTTTCTCATTTCCCCAATTTGCACTTGCTTGATTTGAAATCTTGCAAAAACATATCTCAACAAGGTATTATTCAAGTTTTAAAGAGATGTCATAAGATAAGTCATTTGAATTTATCATTATGTAACTTAAGTTCGGGAGTGAAGCTATCTGAAATGAACTTTGAAGTTCCCAAGTTGAAGATGCTAAACTTGTCATTTTCAGAAGTTGATGATGCTACACTCTATGTGATCTCAAAAAATTGTCCTCGGCTTTTGCAATTGTTATTAAATGGTTGTCTTGGATGCACAGAGAAGGGAGTGAAATATGTGCTGGAAAACTGCACACAACTCAGAGAGATAGATTTGGGAAACTGTTTGAATGTGCATATTAATGTTGCAGCCTCAGTCCTATTTTCAAGTCCATCATTGAGAAAGATAACTGTCCCACCTCATTTTCGTTTCAGTGAAAGTGAGAGGAAACTCTTGTTGCGTCGAGGATGCATTGTTTGCCCCAGTTTTAGACTTTGAAATGTAAGATGTCTTTCTTTTCATATTTACTTTTCTGTTCTGGAATGAGCCACACTTCAATACGAAATTgttctatttatttatttatgctttTATATGCGTATTTGCTCTTCAATTTGTGCCTGATAATTGCTTATATATTTGTGAAAGTTTTCATATTTTGTATTAGGCACAATAGAGGGCCCGAAAtctattattttaattcaatttgTTTTAAATTGTATTTCTTTTCTTGGCGTTGCCTTAAATTATGTCACTTGATAATATTCTTGTGTCGTATTTATTTCAACTCTCATTGCCAACATTACATACTTTAGTTTTGTGGTTTATACAAGTGTCGGACACCATGTGTTGGACACCGCGACACACCTACTCCTAGAGGTGACCATGCTTCATAGATCATACTAGTTGCATTCTATTTGAATATTTCTGATGGAAGGGTGTTTGTTTACATTCTATATTGGCTTCATAACTTTGTGCTTCAAATGGCTTTCATTTGTgttttatttacatttttttcCTGGACCATGTTGTTAGATTATTGTAAAAATCACATATCTCCGTCTAGTGTGTGATAATAATGAACTTTCTTTGGCCTCATACAGCGAATGGGGCTGGCCGAAGTAGTAAATGTTAGTGTCTTTCAATCGGTGTGGAGCACATTGAGGAAGCAATGCAAAATATTTTGGATGGTACAGAGATGGTGTGGTATTTTCTGTTCTGCAACATTATGCTGATCATGCTGAAAAATGAGTGATATGGTTAAAGATAAAGACTCATGATATTGAGATTGTGTTTAAGAGTTATTTATATTGGCACTAGAAACATGAAATCATTTTGTGCTCTGTGATTTGATTAAGAATATTATTTCTACAATTGTATTGTAGTAGTAGGTTGTCTGTCATAAACTCACCTTGTTTTCATGTCACTGAAATTTTATTCTATTTATCTCAACTTCTGCTATCCATATCAACTCACCATATTTATTTACATTAGAATTTTCACAAAATACATGCCAACAGAGATAATTATATAATTTGTACTAATCTAAGGTAGATGATATAAAGCATCGATACAACTTTTGCAATGAATCCGAAATTAGAACGAGTTGATTCTGAATTAAATTTTCTATCTAAAGCAACTCTTTAAATAAATAAAAGTGATTATTTTCGAAAAGAGATTTTGCATTTGAATATGTAAAACCGGATAGTTAGATTACAAAGACAAAATCTAGTATCAGTCACGCCAAAGCGGACATTACCTTCAACTTAATCCTTTTTCTATAAGAAAATATTGTTTCATTATAAATATAAATAACAACGCTGTGGGCACAAACGGTCGACGAGAACTCTCGTTCTCATTGCCTTAGATAAACATAGTGATATTAGAGAACAATAATGGTCGATTGGTCTTTGTGGGATTGATAATATTTTATACTAAATGCGTTAAAATCATGCACTTGCATCTTGTGCATTAAGTgtatgattttatttttaaaaaagatTATTATGATAGTACATGATGAATTGCATCATTgtattttttatataaaaaaatgcCAAAACTTACTGTCTAGGATGAATAAGAAAGTGTATATTTGTAATCTGCTACGAAGATGAATCTCTAGATCCATTTATGCAATGTTTTAAAAATCGGGCCGGAATTGAACCGGTGAAATTTGTGGTTTAAAGTTTAATTGGTTTAACCGGTTAAATCTACGGTCGAACCGTTTATTGAATAAACTAATAATATGAAACTAAATTTCATAGATATGTCACACATAATCATACgttcacaacttaataaaataaatatttcaaaaatctATTACAAAGTTAATAGAACAATATCAATAATACATATAATAACATAGCATATTTCTACACTTCATTTCAACCTTCattttgaccaaattaaagaattacaataaaaaaaaagttaaactaattcaaaccaaaattaaaataatagaatataataactaaaataaagttcaaataattaagaatacataaataaaataagatagaatacaaaaattaaataatacaatatactttattaaacaaaaaaaaaatttgaGTTGAACTACGACAAACAAGTCTTAATTGATAACAAATAATATTGATTTGAACGACAATCAATATTGAGTTGGATATCGTGATTATGTTTAAAAGAGACAACGTGATGATGATGGAGTTTggttgaaagaaaaactataatggagttgttggtgcaaaggtagaatgaatggaaatattctattaagaatgacggctacaaaacatgataaaagctacaatgattgtcaccctatttataagctaaaactagggttactagaatatgataaaatactaaaataccctctaacaaacttaggggctaagaaaatagtacaactaataaatatgaattacttctaataccatcccttaattcatattccatcaaaacttgtaacaccaattccatcccttaatctgagaaattgatcagtcttgatagctttcgtcagaacatctgccaactgtttctgagtgctgcagtgtacaacttctaacactcccctctgaacttgatgtctcagaaaatgatacttggtctcaatgtgcttgcttctcccatgcaacactaggtttctggcaagattgattgcagacttgttgtcaatcatcagcttcagaggtttgtttactttaatcttcagatcctgcaatagattcagaatccacacagcttggcatgcagtaacagcacctgcaatgtattcagcttcacaagttgacaacgccacaacaggttgcttcttggaacaccaagaaattggacctcccagaaatttgaataagtacccagacgtacttcttctgtcaactctgtctccacaccaatcagaatctgaacaactcagaagttctgactcatcctttcttccagaaggaaataatactccatacttcagagttcccttgatatacctcagaatcctgacagcagcttggtaatgggaccacttaggtttactcatgaacctactaaccatcccaactgaatagcaaatatcaggtctggtattgcacaaatacctcagagaaccaaccaactatttgaaggttgtagcgtccacatcctttccatcagagtcagaatccagtttctgatttgtatcagaaggtgtgacagcaatcttacaactcttcagttcaaatctcttcagaagttctaattcatacttgagctgatgcaaaataatacctttctcagagtatctgaactccatccctagaaagtatgtcattttgcctagatcagtcatttcgaattcattcatcagaactttcttgaacttggctatctcctgttcagaacttccagtcagcagtatatcatcaacatataaacataccagagtcatatttccttcagaagtatgctgaacatagacaccgtactccatctcacatttctgaaagccttgcttcttgaaaaatgaatcaatcttctgattccaagctctgggcgcttgtttcaatccatatagagctttgtataatctgtacaccatcccttcctgattctttttcacaaatccaagaggttgtgacacgtaaacttcttcttctaatggaccgttcaaaaatgcagattttacatctaaatgcatcagaggccaattcctgttagcagctattgcaatcaccattctgattgtttcatgtcttgctacaggtgcaaacacttcagagtaatccagcccaggtttctgtagaaatcctctggctaccaaccttgctttatgtttgccaattgaaccatctgactttaacttctgcttgaaaacccatctgacgctgatggctttcttgtcttttggaagttctgtcagcttccaagtcttgtttctctatatcatcaagttcttctttcatggccttcagccagagcttctgcttaagagcctcttctgtacttatgggttcagagtctactaacatggcacactgaataacttctccttcagagtctacttcagtgtcttgcagcatgtcaaattctgcatatcttctggggatgtttctgattctttgtggtctctgaacttgttcagagtcttgagcttcagagtttctaacttcagatggttgacttcctccagagctttgaccatcttcaggggctggcatatttccagagtctgaattgccactagaatctggattaccatcagagtctgggtcatcagagtctggatcatcagagtctggatcatcagagtcaccttcatcttctgagtcttctccagagtcagaatcactatcagaatcaaaatcaacgtcagagtttactccaacttcagaaattcttaactttgacctttcttcagaagttctaacattagaatcagattgagacttatcccaattccaaatttctgattccttcacaatcacatctctgctgaattcaattttgttggtttctggacaatagagcttgtatgcacctgtactgtggtaccctatcagaatcatcactttgcttttatcatccagcttctgtcttctggcttctggaacatgtttatagcaaacagaaccaaacaccttcagatgactaacactttgcttatctccagtccacttctgtattggaactatttccttcaacttcttcgtaggacatcggttgaatacatacgttgcagtggcaacagcttgtccccagagcttctgaggaagcttcttctcctttagcatgcttctcaccatatcaagcaaagtgcggtttcttctttcagcaagaccattgtgttgaggggtataaggagcagtaacctcatgctcaattccattctcctcacagaacttctggaactctttggagttatactcacctccaccgtcagttctaagaatcttcaacttctgaccactctgattctcagccttcattctgaacttcttgaattcatcaaacacctcgtgtttaaacttaataagggatacccatgtcattcttgtgaattcatcaacaaataacacaaagtatttattccctccaatcgatgctactggaaatggaccacacacatcagaatgtacaactcccaaggcatgttttgctcttggagcagtttctgacgcaaatggcaatcgtggttgttttccttccatgcaaactttgcatgacttttcaggcttcttaattgcaggaattccatgtatcaacttctttgaattcagatgttttaagcttctgaaattcaaatgaccaaatcttctgtgccacaactcactctccttctcagcacttgttgcactaagacattctgagtctgcagttctgacattcaccttgaatgttctattccttccctgttctgactccataatcaacttctgattgcagtcatacagcttcagaagattgtccttcatggtaactgaaaaacctttctcaattaattgtcccacactcatcagattgcttctgatgccaggtacataccacacgttctgaatcaatgctgttttcccattgttcagaatcactctgacatttcccataccttctgcattaagatatttgtcatcagcacatctgatctttgtcctcttttcagagtcaaagtcaaccagccatttcttgtttccagtaagatgatttgaacagccagtgtccatatatcaccagtctatcagatccatatcatcagattcagaggccatcaatagcacagattcgtcatcagaacttctggctatatttgcttcttctgattttctctccttgtttgaccaacagtctctagcaaagtgaccaaacttcttacaacagtaacattggatcttcttcttgtcatacttctcttttcccttctgagcattcttttgtctatcagaggttgagctttctgacttctgaccaccatcagatcttctcctggcttctgactgcttctgatacctcataccagaagttgctttcagagcctgctgctctacttccctttcaaAAGTTCTCTCAGTCAAATGCAACTCTTGtgcttctagactgctctgcagcttttcaattctcatggtgctcagatctttggaatgttctattgctaccacaatgtaatcaaattgacaggtaagggatctcaataccttctccatgattgtttcttcagaaagagtttctccacacgctttcatctcattagtgatcagaatcactctggagatgtattcagaaactttctcattattcttcatgttgagattctcatattgctttctcaaggactgaagcttcaccttcttcactgatgcgtcaccaccataacatctaaccagtgtgtcccacacaacctttgctgtcgttgaatctgcaatcttctcaaacacatttacatcaacacattgatgaatgaagaacaatgctttctgatccttcttccttacttccttctgcgcgtttttctgttcatccgtcgcatctgctgctaccggaacataaccatcagtgacaagatctagaacatcttgagcaccgaacagtacacgcatttggatcatccaacgattccagtttttaccgtcaaatactggaagtttggtgttcatgttgccgtttccgttcatctttctaccttgcacagtacactcagatttctcacagtgtttcccaacccacagaattaaaaattctgatcagattttgttcaagattcaacacgaatctaagaatcaaaatcaaacacacaagacctcacgttcactcgtgtttcccgtgtttcccaatgaatccgaaccggagctctagataccaattgttggtgcaaaggtagaatgaatggaaatattctattaagaatgacagctacaaaacatgataaaagttacaatgattgtcaccctatttataagctaaaactagggttactagaataggataaaatactaaaataccctctaacaaacttaggggctaagaaaatagtacagctaataaatatgaattacttctaatagGAGTGACAAAATTTAGAAGTTTGTATGATTGTACAAAAAATATGGAATTATTTTTTGTGATTGGGGAATGTATGTTAAGTTTTGATATTAAcatattaaaattttaaaaataactaaaaaaatggttgattttatgcatattttttgAACCTAACGGTTTTACAAAATCGGCTCTGGTTCTTTGGTTCGAATGATTTTGGACGGTTCAATCTGGTTTTTCCGGTTTTAATCCACTAATAGTTTTGAAAGGTTGATCCAACTGGATTCATCTCCAGTTCCCGATCCAACCGATTGAACCGTCCGGTTCAGTCCGATTTTAAAACACCGCATTTATGTCAAAATGAGGGTGTCGCAGTTAGGAATGCATGTGATGCATATATAATGAATATGGAAGTGCATCTCCGTTAGACAAAAAGTGAGGTGTGACTTTATTTACTCATGTGTTTGATATGAAATTAATGTGTTTGAAAATACACTTTAAAATTTGTAGGAGTATTTTTAGATTTTCTTAGAGTGTTTTTCCATTACTTAGGTGGGAGAAACAATTCCCTTTTTATTAGGTTTAAAATACTTGACCCAATAGAAAGCCAACCCAAAACAACTCTTAGAAGTCCTAAACTTAACACATATCCTTCTTCCCCCACCCACACCTCTCATTCTTTCGGAACATGTATGAACTCTTTCGAAAATGCATTTTGATATCAGTCTGTGTTTATTTTTTCAGCTCTGTTTACATAATTAGAATTTTTTTACTGTTGTATGGTAATTTTTTTCATTAGATATTGTGCACCCCGATATTTCCCCCAAACATGTTGTGTCTCAGAATGTCAAAGGTGTTGTTGTGAAGACGGTAGATGTTGACAACCAATTTAAAAATGAGCTAAAGTTTAAATTTTGTGATCACATGCTTCAATGGATTTGTAAGGAGACCTCCAAACTAGGATTTGGTGTAGTAATCAGAAGGTCCGATAATGGTTCGGAGAGAAGATATGCGTTTGTGAGAATGACATGCAAAAGAAGTGGGAAATATATACCTCCTCTACGAAAATTTTAAACGAGATGACATTGGTTCAAGAAAATGCGATTGTCTATGTAAGTTGCATGGTTATGTTTTAGCAAACAATAACTATATATTTAATGTTATACATGGTTTGCATAACCATGATTTGTCTGAAAATTTAGCTGGTCATCGAATTGCATGTCGCCTCATGCCCGAAGAGAAGAAATGTGTTGCTGACATGACATCGAATATGGTTCAACCGAAAAATATACTTGCAACTTTGAAACATAAAAGACCGAGAAATATCTCAAATATCAAGCAAGTGTATAATAATATTGAATACCAAACTAACAAGGCGcttaggggggggggggggatagAACTGAAACACAACAACTTTTGAAACTATTGGATGATAACAATTATGTGTCTATGTACCGAATGTGAGAGGATGAAGTTACCgttagagatatattttggaTTCATTATGATTCCATCAAGTTGTTCAACACGTTTCCTACTGTGCTCATACTTGATTCAACGTACAAGACCAACAAGTATAGACTTCCATTATTGGAGATGATTGGTGTTACCTTTACTGAGAAGATCTATTCTGCCGGGTTTGCATTTCTAGAGAGCGAAAAATAGGAGAATGTTACTTGAGCCTTAGAAGTGTGTCAGACAATGTTGAAAGACCAAGAAGAGATGCCTAAAGTGATTGTTATCGACCACAATACCGCCTTGATGAATTCAGTTGCAAAGGTATTTACTACTTCTTACGCATTACTTTGTAGGTATAACATAACAAAGAATGTGAGAAGTCGGGTTAAACCCGCGGCAGGGATAAAACAAATAAAGGCCGAAGATGGAAAAATGGTGAAGGCGGGTGTAGTTGTGGAAAAAATAATGGATGCATGGAATCGTATAGTAAATTCTTCCACTAAAGAATTATATGTTGATTCAGTTATGCATTTCAGGAAAGTGTGAGAAAAATATCCCGACTTGTTGAAATATGTTGAAAGCACAATTCTTGACAAGGTGAAGAAGAAAATTATTTGTGCTTGGACCGATCAGGTTAGACACCTTGAAAATACAACAACTAAGTGAGTTGAGTATGCCCGTGCTACATTGAAGAATTGGTTGTAAAATTGTAAGTGTGATTTGTGTAGAGATTGGGACTCCTTAAATCGAATGATTCAGAATCAGCATAATGAGATACATACGTCATTTGATTGGAGCATCACAGTTTTAGAACACAGATTTAAAGACAACAATCTTTATTCTCAATTGGCTGACAACATATCTCGAGCGGATTTGAATTATATTTTTCATGAAGCTAAACAAACTAATAATGTAGGGTCCGATATCGCAAAGTGTGGATGCATAATTGTGAAAACATATGGTCTCCCATGTGCTTGTGTTATTGTAAAAAAGGTGAAACTTGATAGCCCGGTAAGAATAGATAAGGTTTACACTCACTGGAAGAGGCTTatgtttgatgatgatggtgtcaTGAAAGACCGTAAATTGAATATCTCTATCTTGATCAAATGGTAAGtgatacaagagagatttttgaaaGTCGATGATAACATGAAACTCCACATCAAAGAACAGTTGAGGAAGATTTCTTATCCGGAAACCAACGACTTGAAACCACCCTCTCATCTGGTGAAAATAAAAGGTTCTTTGAAGAAGCTCAAGCCTACATCGAGTGAAAATCCAATGATGTGGTTTCCTTTATATTTTGAATATTTTGACCAAAAAAAATCGGATTCACCAActccaaaatctcaaaaaagtGTTTTTAAAGGAGCTCACATTAGAAAACCTCCTCCTTCACCCCCTCCACCAAAGATTCCATTCATTGACGAGATGCTGgtttttatgcacaaatacatcAAGCGAATCGTCAATGTTGAGGGAGACGATAATTATGGTTATGAAGCTAT encodes:
- the LOC127132417 gene encoding F-box/LRR-repeat protein 3; translation: MELKRSKIMEEAEYSYLPDECWECVFEFLNHGGDGDDYDHKRNLKSIPAVCKQWFTITNRIRSSLTIYDPTAPFLSRLFHRFTNLTSLDLTHFHGDLDSLLLQISLFPLKLTSLNISHKPTIPANGLRAFSKNFTTLTSLICSHISSFSCTHLFLIAECFPLIEELDLHLIHPIAGETIRSFLDGFEALSSSLLKLRKLDLTGHFYMNDKSIMQLFKNCKHLEEVSVLHCFKITRAGVVSALGEKPTKLRYLCLPLFLIPRVIDSLMNFKNLTYIDLSYSSDSISDEILTSIAMEGLPLKTFIMASGHGYSYAGIFSLLSKCQSIQHLELDYILFLNDNHVMELSSHLVGLLSLRLSRCFMVTYSALFSLVMNCPSLSDIKMEDIGGKSVMNYDSLMEFGVYPQLKSLYLRYNSWLSDESITMIVSHFPNLHLLDLKSCKNISQQGIIQVLKRCHKISHLNLSLCNLSSGVKLSEMNFEVPKLKMLNLSFSEVDDATLYVISKNCPRLLQLLLNGCLGCTEKGVKYVLENCTQLREIDLGNCLNVHINVAASVLFSSPSLRKITVPPHFRFSESERKLLLRRGCIVCPSFRL